One genomic region from Salinicola endophyticus encodes:
- a CDS encoding phage baseplate assembly protein V, with protein sequence MSAELARLLENLIRIGTVAQIDHAAVRVRVQCGELLTDWLPWLTARAGQTRTWNPPTLGEQVLLLAPGGELRGAVVLSAINSDTVPAPSHAPNITMVELPDGAVLSYDHAASHLSATLPGSASLDAQGAVSVTTAAALTATAAGGATLNANTVINGNLTLNGNFTQPSGQTATMAGDTHFTGAVTSNGRDISASHTHGGVQRGGDKTDGVS encoded by the coding sequence ATGTCCGCCGAACTCGCCCGCCTGCTCGAAAACCTGATCCGCATCGGCACGGTCGCCCAGATCGACCACGCCGCTGTGCGCGTCCGCGTGCAGTGCGGCGAGCTGCTGACCGACTGGCTACCGTGGTTGACGGCCCGCGCCGGGCAAACCCGAACCTGGAACCCGCCCACCCTGGGCGAGCAAGTGCTGCTGCTGGCCCCCGGCGGTGAGCTGCGCGGCGCCGTGGTGCTCTCTGCGATCAACTCGGACACCGTGCCGGCGCCGAGCCACGCCCCCAACATCACCATGGTCGAGCTGCCCGACGGCGCCGTGCTCAGCTACGACCACGCGGCCAGCCATCTCAGCGCCACCCTGCCCGGCTCGGCCAGCCTCGACGCCCAGGGCGCGGTGAGCGTCACCACCGCCGCCGCCCTTACCGCCACCGCCGCGGGCGGCGCCACGCTCAACGCCAATACCGTCATCAACGGCAATCTCACCTTGAACGGCAACTTCACCCAGCCCAGCGGCCAAACCGCGACCATGGCCGGCGATACGCATTTCACCGGCGCGGTGACCAGCAACGGCCGCGACATCAGCGCCAGCCACACCCACGGCGGCGTGCAACGCGGCGGCGACAAGACGGACGGGGTGAGCTGA
- a CDS encoding phage virion morphogenesis protein — MASDDLSQLDDWLAPLLARLEAHERRRLARLVATDLRRSQRERIKAQRNPDGSNYAPRRSRDRQGAIRRKAMFAKLRTAKYLRVRTSAGGAEVGFFGRVASIARTHQYGLRDRVAENGPRVKYAERELIGFTDADRERVRDGVLDYLAGM; from the coding sequence ATGGCCTCTGACGACCTCAGCCAGCTCGATGACTGGCTCGCCCCCCTGCTCGCGCGTCTCGAGGCGCACGAACGCCGCCGGCTCGCCCGGCTGGTCGCGACCGACCTGCGCCGCTCCCAGCGCGAACGCATCAAAGCCCAGCGCAACCCCGACGGCAGCAACTACGCGCCCCGCCGCTCGCGCGATCGCCAGGGCGCCATCCGGCGCAAGGCCATGTTTGCGAAGCTGCGCACGGCCAAATACCTGCGCGTCCGCACCAGCGCGGGCGGCGCCGAGGTCGGATTTTTCGGCCGCGTGGCCAGCATCGCACGCACCCACCAGTACGGCCTGCGCGACCGCGTCGCCGAGAACGGCCCGCGCGTGAAATACGCCGAGCGCGAGCTGATCGGATTCACCGACGCCGACCGCGAGCGCGTGCGCGACGGCGTGCTCGACTACCTCGCAGGGATGTGA
- a CDS encoding phage tail protein, which produces MRKLNALRQHLIDAVPALQHDPGRLLTFVEDGSIEFARGGNLSHGYSYTAQLVLTDYADAIDAIMIPLLDWLAAYQPDLPHEQAVSFEAEILSNSAVDVALRVQLSERVVARRDCATGQILAEHRMPRLDTEECPAERWQLLLRDADAGGDYTLIAEWDGPRDGL; this is translated from the coding sequence ATGCGCAAGCTCAACGCCCTGCGTCAACACCTGATTGACGCCGTACCCGCCCTACAGCACGACCCCGGCCGCCTACTGACATTCGTCGAGGACGGCTCTATCGAATTCGCGCGCGGCGGCAATCTCAGCCACGGCTACAGCTACACCGCCCAGCTTGTGCTGACCGACTACGCCGACGCCATCGACGCCATCATGATCCCGCTACTCGACTGGCTCGCGGCGTATCAACCCGACCTGCCCCATGAACAGGCCGTCTCGTTCGAGGCGGAAATCCTCAGCAACAGCGCCGTCGATGTCGCGCTGCGCGTCCAGCTCAGCGAGCGCGTCGTCGCCCGCCGCGACTGTGCCACCGGCCAGATTCTCGCCGAACACCGCATGCCCCGATTAGACACCGAGGAATGCCCCGCCGAGCGCTGGCAGCTACTGCTGCGAGACGCCGACGCCGGCGGCGACTACACCCTGATTGCAGAATGGGACGGGCCACGCGATGGCCTCTGA
- a CDS encoding lysozyme: protein MKNWKRWMGGAGIGGACGLALSLSINVVKHYEGTELQAYPDPVGIPTICTGHTGPTVELNQTRTTQECEALLAGDLGEAFEAIDRNVAPEINATMPPTRRAALASFIFNVGAGAFRDSTLLARLNAGDTRAACDQLSRWVYAGGRKLAGLVKRRAAERELCLAGLE from the coding sequence ATGAAAAACTGGAAGCGGTGGATGGGCGGCGCCGGCATCGGCGGCGCCTGCGGCCTGGCGCTGTCGCTCTCGATCAACGTGGTGAAGCACTACGAAGGCACCGAGCTGCAAGCGTATCCCGACCCCGTCGGCATCCCGACGATCTGCACCGGCCACACCGGCCCGACGGTCGAGCTGAACCAGACCCGGACCACCCAAGAGTGCGAGGCACTGCTCGCCGGCGACCTGGGCGAGGCGTTCGAGGCCATCGACCGCAACGTCGCCCCGGAGATCAACGCCACGATGCCGCCGACCCGCCGGGCGGCGCTGGCCTCGTTCATCTTCAACGTCGGCGCCGGGGCGTTCCGCGACTCGACCCTGCTGGCCAGGCTGAACGCCGGCGACACGCGCGCCGCCTGCGATCAGCTCTCGCGCTGGGTCTACGCCGGTGGCCGGAAGCTCGCCGGCCTGGTCAAGCGCCGGGCGGCAGAACGCGAGCTGTGTCTGGCGGGGCTGGAATGA
- a CDS encoding tail protein X — MPRTIRSVQGDTLDRICHRVYGQTAGITEQVLEANPGIADLGPVLPSATVVALPDIATQSPSTATVQLWD, encoded by the coding sequence ATGCCGCGCACGATTCGCAGCGTCCAGGGCGACACGCTCGACCGCATCTGTCACCGGGTCTATGGCCAGACCGCTGGCATCACCGAGCAGGTGCTAGAAGCCAACCCCGGCATTGCCGACCTCGGCCCGGTGCTCCCAAGCGCGACGGTCGTCGCGCTGCCCGACATCGCCACCCAGTCGCCCAGCACCGCAACCGTCCAGCTCTGGGACTGA
- a CDS encoding head completion/stabilization protein encodes MSSFVAAGNASATPAEPIPNATFYPDIDPAAFRDAHRIDGTVTPQRIADVLLTAIAATNRVLREWQARQVEAGYPVIDAVPAPDWQPAGIYPALYQRAVFAEAHAQLLERYRDYDATAATRDRGDLHEDTAGTYRRDARWAVSQICGRPNVTVELI; translated from the coding sequence ATGTCCAGCTTCGTCGCCGCCGGCAACGCCAGCGCCACCCCGGCGGAACCGATACCCAACGCGACGTTTTACCCTGACATCGACCCGGCCGCCTTCCGCGATGCCCACCGCATCGACGGCACGGTCACGCCCCAGCGCATCGCCGACGTGCTGCTGACCGCGATCGCCGCGACCAACCGCGTGCTGCGCGAGTGGCAGGCCCGGCAGGTCGAGGCCGGCTATCCGGTCATCGATGCCGTGCCAGCCCCGGACTGGCAGCCGGCGGGCATCTACCCGGCGCTATATCAGCGCGCGGTATTCGCCGAAGCGCACGCGCAGTTGCTCGAGCGCTACCGGGACTATGACGCCACCGCCGCGACCCGGGACCGCGGAGACCTGCACGAAGACACCGCCGGCACCTACAGGCGCGACGCCCGTTGGGCGGTGAGCCAGATTTGCGGCCGGCCCAATGTGACGGTCGAGCTGATATGA
- the gpM gene encoding phage terminase small subunit, giving the protein MIMVSSIRKHFERVSAAQAAADAGEAPMQGAEYELKMAQYFEDYRRLKSIQSVERKIEVKREILPNYAEYVAGVLETGQGAQDEVIMRVMLWRIDVGDIAGALDIARYAIKHKLDPGEEFKRPTAAILVEESADQALALADDDDSLLDTLREIDTLTQGADMHDQIRAKLHKALGNGHRARGELPEAIAEYQRARELNERVGVKKDIERLERELKNATPATEPDSNTPSTEPNSGATAETQTNTSQAPDATG; this is encoded by the coding sequence ATGATCATGGTCAGCTCGATCCGTAAGCACTTCGAGCGCGTATCGGCCGCCCAAGCGGCGGCCGATGCGGGCGAGGCGCCGATGCAGGGCGCCGAGTATGAGCTGAAGATGGCGCAGTATTTCGAGGACTATCGCCGGCTGAAATCGATTCAGTCGGTCGAGCGCAAGATCGAGGTCAAGCGCGAGATCCTGCCGAATTACGCCGAGTACGTCGCCGGCGTGCTCGAGACCGGCCAGGGTGCGCAGGATGAAGTCATCATGCGCGTGATGCTGTGGCGTATCGACGTCGGCGACATCGCTGGCGCGCTGGACATCGCCCGCTATGCGATCAAGCACAAGCTCGACCCCGGCGAGGAGTTCAAGCGGCCGACGGCGGCGATTCTCGTCGAAGAGTCCGCCGACCAGGCGCTCGCCCTGGCCGACGATGATGATTCGCTGCTGGATACGCTGCGTGAGATCGACACCCTCACCCAGGGTGCGGACATGCACGACCAGATCCGCGCCAAGCTGCACAAGGCACTGGGCAACGGGCACCGCGCCCGCGGCGAGCTGCCCGAGGCCATCGCCGAATACCAGCGCGCCCGGGAGCTGAATGAGCGAGTGGGCGTGAAGAAAGACATCGAACGCCTGGAACGCGAACTCAAGAACGCCACGCCCGCGACCGAGCCCGACAGCAACACGCCGTCGACCGAGCCCAACAGCGGCGCGACCGCCGAGACGCAAACCAATACCAGCCAGGCGCCTGACGCCACCGGCTGA
- a CDS encoding phage major capsid protein, P2 family, producing MRNDTRKQLNAYAARLAQINGTADAFAQFEVDPTVQQTLETKIQESSEFLNRINMTGVRDLKGQKLGLGISGPIAGRTDVSQRDRVPVDPTNLEPQDYECHSTEFDTFITWAKLDAWSKFPDFQARVRDAIVRQQALDRIMIGFHGKTAAKQTDRVANPMLEDVNIGWLQQYRDNASARVIDGMTIGKGQEFQNLDALIYEAVNSLIDPWYRENTDLVALVGRSMMTEKYLPKINEWEQPTEARALDLIMAAKRMGGQTAMQVPFMPENAIFITSTDNLSIYWQEGSRRRHLIDKPERKRIVNYESSNDAYVIEDYGFGCLIEGITFEDADAAADDATAGA from the coding sequence ATGCGCAACGACACCCGAAAGCAGCTAAACGCCTACGCCGCGCGGCTCGCTCAGATCAACGGCACCGCCGACGCGTTCGCTCAGTTCGAGGTTGATCCGACGGTTCAACAGACACTCGAGACCAAGATTCAGGAATCGAGCGAGTTCCTGAACCGCATCAACATGACCGGCGTGCGTGACCTCAAGGGGCAGAAACTCGGCCTTGGCATCAGTGGCCCCATCGCCGGCCGCACCGACGTCAGCCAGCGCGATCGTGTCCCGGTCGACCCCACCAACCTCGAGCCGCAGGACTACGAGTGTCACTCCACCGAGTTCGACACCTTCATCACCTGGGCCAAGCTCGACGCCTGGTCGAAATTCCCGGATTTCCAGGCCCGCGTGCGCGACGCCATCGTTCGCCAGCAGGCGCTGGACCGCATCATGATCGGATTCCATGGCAAGACTGCCGCCAAGCAAACCGACCGCGTCGCCAACCCGATGCTCGAGGACGTCAACATCGGCTGGCTGCAACAGTACCGCGACAACGCCAGCGCGCGGGTGATCGACGGCATGACGATCGGCAAGGGCCAGGAATTCCAGAACCTCGATGCCCTGATCTACGAGGCCGTCAACTCGCTGATCGACCCCTGGTACCGCGAGAACACCGACCTGGTCGCGCTGGTCGGCCGCTCGATGATGACCGAGAAGTACCTGCCCAAGATCAACGAATGGGAGCAGCCCACCGAGGCCCGCGCCCTGGACCTGATCATGGCGGCCAAGCGCATGGGTGGACAGACCGCGATGCAGGTGCCGTTCATGCCGGAGAACGCGATCTTCATCACGTCGACCGACAACCTGTCGATCTACTGGCAAGAGGGGTCACGTCGTCGCCACCTGATCGACAAGCCGGAACGCAAGCGCATCGTCAACTACGAATCCAGCAATGACGCCTACGTCATCGAGGATTACGGGTTCGGCTGCCTGATCGAAGGCATCACTTTCGAAGACGCCGACGCAGCCGCCGACGACGCCACCGCCGGAGCCTGA
- a CDS encoding GPO family capsid scaffolding protein, translating to MPWHRIATEGATTDGRKISAAWLEQMAANFDPEKYGCRVNLEHIRGVLPDSPFKSYGDVTALKTEKNADGKVQLLAEIDPTDELKALNKQRQKVYTSMEVDPEFADTGEAYLVGLAVTDSPASLGTSMLQFAAGAGDASPLRDRKQRPENLFSEAVETEFDFSEETPKGPSLAEKFRSMFAKNDAKTEAGFAAFRTDLEETLGMFMQRHQEMAADLAARPTAAAFTELKTAHDDLQAKFDALYTKLDTTPRHQRRQESTGGNDSIETDC from the coding sequence ATGCCCTGGCACCGCATCGCCACCGAAGGCGCCACCACCGATGGCCGCAAAATCAGCGCCGCCTGGCTCGAACAGATGGCCGCCAATTTCGACCCCGAGAAATACGGCTGCCGGGTCAATCTCGAGCACATCCGCGGCGTACTGCCGGATAGCCCGTTCAAGAGTTACGGCGATGTGACGGCGCTCAAGACCGAGAAGAACGCCGACGGCAAAGTGCAGTTGCTCGCCGAGATCGACCCGACCGACGAGCTGAAGGCGCTCAACAAGCAGCGCCAGAAGGTCTACACCTCGATGGAAGTCGATCCCGAGTTCGCGGACACCGGTGAGGCGTATCTCGTCGGCCTGGCCGTGACCGACTCCCCCGCCTCTCTCGGGACGTCGATGCTCCAATTCGCGGCAGGCGCGGGTGACGCTTCACCGCTGCGCGATCGCAAGCAGCGCCCGGAGAACCTGTTCTCCGAAGCGGTCGAGACCGAGTTCGATTTCTCCGAAGAGACGCCGAAAGGCCCCTCGCTGGCCGAGAAATTCCGCTCAATGTTCGCCAAGAACGACGCCAAGACCGAGGCCGGTTTCGCGGCATTCCGCACCGACCTCGAGGAAACCCTCGGCATGTTCATGCAGCGCCATCAGGAGATGGCCGCCGACCTCGCCGCGCGCCCCACCGCCGCTGCCTTCACCGAGCTGAAGACGGCGCACGACGATCTGCAGGCCAAGTTCGACGCGCTTTACACCAAGCTCGACACCACACCCCGACACCAGCGCCGCCAAGAGTCCACCGGCGGTAACGATTCCATCGAAACGGATTGCTGA
- a CDS encoding terminase large subunit domain-containing protein, producing MDATLDIVDGNRASARHLYWMGWRISRIAEFLDQPRATIQSWKQREKWDEASPTQRVEGALEARMVQLITKDAKEGRDFKEIDLLGRQIERLARVHKYQGSGSESDLNPNIERRNAGEKRKPKRNDVGEEGVIQIVEAFEASLFLYQRHWYRAGQHERIRNILKSRQIGATWFFAREAIADALETGKNKIFMSASKAQAHIFRNYIVQFVKETTGVELKGDPIVLANGAELHFLGTNAKTAQGYHGDTYLDEYFWIVGFEQFRKVTSGMAMHKKWRQTYFSTPSSVAHEAYPFWTGERFNKRRAKAKRVEIDVSHSALSGGARCADGQWRQIVTIEDAIAGGCDLFDLDQLQLEYSDDEFANLLMCEFVDDSQSAFPMMTMQRCMVDSWDLWRDWKPFAARPFGQAPVWIGYDPSGDGVNSDGAGLVVLAPAKNRNDRHRILEQTRIKGSDYEEQADFIKTVASRYNVQHIDIDTTGMGEAVAQLVARWFPRVTRHRYTLDSKAALVRQAQHIISHGRLEFDARDVIVAQSFSAIRRELTASGGQLTYSGGRNATTGHADLAWATMHALSNEPIDVLAAGERGGSTMEINR from the coding sequence ATCGACGCTACGCTCGATATTGTCGATGGTAACCGCGCTAGCGCCCGCCACCTCTACTGGATGGGGTGGCGCATCTCGCGTATCGCCGAATTTCTCGATCAGCCCCGCGCCACGATTCAGAGCTGGAAACAGCGCGAGAAATGGGACGAGGCCAGCCCGACGCAACGGGTCGAGGGCGCGCTCGAGGCGCGCATGGTTCAACTGATCACGAAAGACGCCAAGGAAGGGCGGGATTTCAAGGAAATCGACCTGCTCGGCCGACAGATCGAGCGCTTGGCCCGGGTTCACAAGTACCAGGGCAGCGGCAGCGAATCGGACCTCAACCCGAATATCGAGCGGCGCAACGCTGGCGAGAAGCGCAAGCCCAAACGGAACGACGTCGGCGAAGAGGGCGTGATTCAGATCGTCGAGGCTTTCGAGGCGTCGCTGTTCCTCTACCAGCGGCACTGGTATCGCGCCGGGCAGCATGAGCGCATCCGAAACATCCTCAAGTCTCGCCAGATCGGGGCGACCTGGTTTTTCGCGCGCGAGGCCATCGCCGACGCGCTCGAGACCGGCAAGAACAAGATTTTTATGTCCGCTTCGAAGGCCCAGGCGCACATTTTCCGCAACTACATCGTTCAGTTCGTGAAAGAGACCACCGGGGTAGAGCTGAAGGGCGACCCGATCGTCCTGGCCAATGGCGCTGAGCTGCATTTTCTCGGCACCAACGCCAAGACCGCCCAGGGCTACCACGGCGACACCTACCTCGACGAATATTTCTGGATCGTTGGTTTCGAGCAGTTCCGCAAGGTCACGTCGGGCATGGCGATGCACAAGAAGTGGCGCCAAACCTATTTCAGCACCCCGTCATCCGTGGCTCATGAGGCGTATCCGTTCTGGACCGGCGAGCGATTCAACAAGCGCCGCGCGAAAGCCAAGCGAGTCGAGATCGACGTGAGCCATTCCGCGCTTTCCGGTGGGGCTCGCTGCGCCGATGGGCAGTGGCGACAGATCGTGACGATCGAGGATGCCATCGCCGGCGGCTGCGATCTTTTCGACCTCGATCAGCTCCAGCTCGAATATTCGGACGACGAGTTCGCGAACCTGCTGATGTGCGAGTTCGTCGACGACAGTCAGTCGGCGTTCCCGATGATGACCATGCAGCGTTGCATGGTGGATAGCTGGGATCTGTGGCGCGACTGGAAACCGTTTGCGGCGCGGCCCTTCGGTCAGGCGCCGGTATGGATCGGCTATGACCCGTCGGGCGACGGCGTGAATAGCGACGGCGCTGGCCTTGTGGTGCTGGCCCCCGCGAAGAACCGCAACGACCGTCACCGAATCCTCGAGCAGACCCGTATCAAGGGCAGCGACTACGAGGAACAGGCCGATTTCATCAAGACCGTCGCCAGCCGCTACAACGTCCAGCACATCGACATCGACACCACCGGCATGGGCGAGGCGGTCGCGCAGCTCGTCGCACGCTGGTTCCCGCGCGTCACACGTCATCGCTACACCCTTGACAGCAAAGCCGCGCTGGTTCGCCAGGCGCAGCACATCATCAGCCACGGCCGGCTTGAGTTCGACGCCCGTGACGTGATCGTCGCGCAGTCGTTTTCGGCGATCCGGCGCGAGCTGACGGCCAGCGGCGGCCAGCTCACCTACTCCGGTGGCCGCAACGCCACCACCGGCCACGCGGATCTCGCGTGGGCGACGATGCATGCCCTCAGCAATGAGCCGATCGACGTTCTCGCCGCCGGCGAGCGCGGCGGCTCGACTATGGAGATCAACCGATGA